DNA from Eubalaena glacialis isolate mEubGla1 chromosome 2, mEubGla1.1.hap2.+ XY, whole genome shotgun sequence:
ACATCTTTCTGATGCATCACTTTTTCTCACTGGTGTGAATTTTATACTAAAGCAAACATAAATATATTGtggaataaaatgcaaaaatcacaTGTGTTTTAAGAGAatgattttcaataaaatttgtGTCTTTGGTGGGCTACCTTTGCATTATTCCTTAGACTCTCATTCTCTACCTCTACTACTATTGGTATTTCAGTAGAAAATTGTGAGAGGCTCTGATTTAGGATATTTGTAGGTACAGAATTGCTTTTACTATAGCCGGTCCCATAGTCCATCTCTATGTTATTTGTCACTTTAGAGAATCAGAAGGGCAAACTCTAAGAGATGGAAACTAAGAATTTATCTCCAGCATCCCTTCTCTTCTGTCATTAAGTTGAATTTTAGCCAACTCAAAGGCTGACAATTTATATTATAGCATTTTTTATGTAACAATGTTTTAGTTCACTAATTGcattgaaagtatttttttttattacttcttttgttaacattttatattcttctgtttaattttttccttcctaaTTCTTGGAAACCAATGTATTTAaccaattttctctttcaaagaacATTTAGAAAAGGTTACTCTGTTTATCTGGCTATTTTGCACAGTGCTTTCCATTTGTAAGTAAAGAGGTGCATTTAAAAGTTGAATAGGAGTCAGAATTAgaaatttcatcatttttttcctccttttgagTCAAATATGACAGTATAGACTATTATATATGAAGTGAAGTGCCAAAACATGTCACATTTGCATGCAAATATAAAGGTTATATGTCAAtaggaataattttttaagaagacCACTAACTAATAATCCTAATCATCCAAGAGTAGCAAGTACATGCTGAATGACCTAGACTCTTGTGGCAGCTCTGAACCTAACCAGCTATGTGATTTGGGATCTGTTACAATCTCAATTTCCTGGTCTACAAATGAATAGTAAGGACTAAGGCCGCTTGCAGTTTTTAGATTCTTGAATTCTAAGTGTATGTAACTAgtgaagattttattttctaaaattttcacgttaagtgtaaaaaaaaagggggggagggaagaTAAAGAATTATAAGTAAGTGTTTCTAGAAACACTACTGGATTGGACTTACTGCTAAATGTTGGTTAATTCAGCGTTGCTTTGTAATTTGTTCATAACTATAAGTCTATAGTCAGAGTATTTGGTCCTAATATAGCTCATatcttatatacatacacactgttTCTGTTTAAATTTCTATATAATCATGTTTTCAccctaactttttaaaataaagtacggTTAGTCTCATTATGAATTTTCTTTGATACTCAAACATTGAGTGAATTCATATAAAAAATTGATTATGGACAGACACTCTGCTAGACACTAaggaaacaaatatgaaaaacataggtcctcaaaaaaaaaaaaaaaaaaccacataggTCCTCTTCTGCTCTCAGTATGTTCACAAGACACCAGTAACAGAAGCCTGATCTAGGAACCTAGGCTAGCAAGGCCCTTGAATCATACAACAGTTAATATCATTCATGGCATTTCCCCAGAGTATATCTGAGGAAGGGCAATTCTTTCTAGCTTCCTGCAGCCTCATCATGTAGGTTGAGTCACAAGAAAATCAAATGAACCTGTTATTTCTGTTAACTTAGCCTTTTCATGTAACTCTCTCTTATAAATGTATTATCAGataatatttgtataaaataaagGGACTTAAAAGGCAAATACTTTGAAATTAAAACCACCCTTATTAGCGTACCACCAATTTAATTTAGGTAAATGTTGGCCTTCTATTGATGAACAATAAAGTGCTAACAAGATCTGCCAATGCCAGAATTATGAAGTAGAAATTTATCTTTCCAGTAAGTCCATTATCTGTAGCCTGGCCTCAAGCCTTCATTGCTATTCAGGGCCTCAAATCCCTAAGTATAGACTCTACTTTGGGCATTGTGCTCTTGCCATTGAACAGGAAAACAACTTTCAATGCTGCCATATTTTGAATGGCAGAGATTTCTAGAGATTAGAAAAGCTACTAActttaaatatgcatattttttaaatgttgtactATTCTACTCATGAACTCAAATATAGTTGAACTTTAAAATCCTGTAAGTTCTTTTATCTACAGTGATTTTACTTATAAGATCCAATTTAGTTGACAAGAGTATGTGGCAAAACATATTTCACATTTTTGTATTGTTCCCTGTGAGACGTCTATTGTAAGAATTGCTGCAGGCTGTCATTTTTGTCTGCTGTCCAGGATTTGCTGGCCTGAGTACTGTGTACTAGACTTGGTGTTGCTcatgagggggagggggaacttGCAATTGAGCCAGACGGTTTTGCTATTGCTTTAGAATTAAAAGCATATGAAACAGATACAGCTTattaaggttattttttttttataaataacataaacttaaataacaaaacaataaaGTTCAAATACAACTTAAAATAGAGTTTAATGCGGTAACCACAGGAAAAAAGCATGATTATTTGTGGGAAGAACATTATTAAAAGCCATATTCCCGAATATGAATTATACAAAAGATAGATTATGTTActtgaaaaaaacataaaagatttttgaattttacttttagggattataaaatgttattttgtggTGAGTGAGATGAAGTAcagtattatcatcattattgctattttatataCAAGATTTTTGAAAACATCCTTTAAGCAATACCCTTTCAATTGGGAGCAGCATTAGGAATTTTGTTCTTGTTAATAGGTACAAGCATGTTCTAATCTTATACTCTTGTAAAACTACCTCTTTGATTCATTTCCATAATAGAATTTTTGAGAATATTCCTTCTTTTCTGATTAGAATTTAAGTGGTTCATAATTTTTCACTAGAAATCATTCAGATACTGCTCATCTTCCATGGTTAGTGTTGGCTTGATTATCTGACAAATCATTCCAGCAGCTTTTAGGTCTGACACATCTTATATAACATCatctgcattattattattatagcagCCATTTTATAAGCAGATAGGAATATTTAAATAATCATTATCAGATAATCAAATCTAACATAGTCTTAAGGgtaaattaatttaagaaaaaaacattacTATTACTGACATCATGATTGTACAACCAGTTTTACAATTTTTTACAACTTTTAGTTACTAAAtctgatttttgtgtatattttttcaaatctttctttAATGCAGTctcttaaaataaacataaatgcgCAAGTCCAGCTTGATCAGTTTTTCAGTAGTTTTCCAGCCTTTCttggttacttaaaaaaaaaaaaaaagaaaagaaaaaaaggaagaaaacagtccACTTAAAGAAATCTCCCTGCTGGAACTGGTTTCTTATATGCCATATATGATTAGGTTATTGCCATAGGAAGAAAGTGggctgttttttgttctttcttcgtttttttccctcttacaGGAACCCCCTTTTGATTTAAGGCAACAAACATTTCTCCTCCACTGTGTGTCCATTTAGCTGATGCATATGTGTTGTAGTGGTTTTCCAGAATTAATTCTTTGAAGTTACAATCTTCattgcattctttctacaaagaacaacaaacaaacaacattaTCCAAATGATTTTTGGAGGGACTCAATTAGACAAAGAATAAGCAgtaatatttggtagaattaaaacatacatgactttttttgagcAGGCATAATGCAGTTTATTATATATACTTAGCATATTTGAAAaaggattaaattttttaaaagataaaatgatacACATTTAGTTATGCAACATAGTTTCAAACATGTAGCTTTTTGGCAGTCAGTTGCTACTATTCTTAAGTATTAAGAGCTATTTCCCCCTAATTAGCAGCTCTCATATTACTATGCCCAAGTCACTCTTTCCCTAACACTGACATTTTGATACAACTAGCAGAGCCTCTGCCTCCCTCAGCTGAAGGACATATTTCAcaactttttttcatttactattaCACTGCCTGTGATAGtgatggaaaataaaaagttaatttgttcatccatccaactattcattcattcacttaaaccTGTATTTTTATGTAGTCTGTGCCAGGAATACAAAGGAAAGTCAATTATACTTTGTTATAGTGGGATGAACTGTTGCATATTTCATGTTATAATAAAGTGGGAACAATGGGAATGCTTACAGTTCAAAGCCCGTGATTGTGAGATTGATGTTGATAAACAAAcgtctggattttttttccccaagaatttTCATGTCAGCAAAGTGGAAATTGGGTGAACTTTAACAAAAAGAGCTTTAATACTGACAGATGGACATTTTAGATTTTAAGAATCTAAAGTACAAATGGAATTTTAGACCTGGAAGGATCCTTAGAGGTCAGTTAATCCgacttgttttacagatgaagaaaccaaagtcCAGAGAACTTAAGCaattgtccaagatcacacagaaaatttaattcttaagtataaaatattttaatgaaatcattGAATTATGTAGTTTGAGaggaattaatttcatttttacttttcagaaagggaagatatttttgacaaaaataagtttgagaaatTAAGTCTAAGCTATCAATTATCAATACCTTTGCATAGAGTTTTCCTTCCTTGTTCATTGCAAGATAATATTCACTTTCCACTCCTTTGATTGCTACAATTCCAACGGCCACTGTCCTGATTTCCATGATGTCTGCAAGGAATCACAGAAAGATATGTCAGTTATTCACTCAGCTTTGCAGATTATCCAAGAATGACCATTTGtccttatttctgtttcatttggaAGTTAAGATTATTAATGTGATTATTTACTCAGCCTGAGACCCCCATCCACCCATAACATGTACACACAAACACCAGATTAGTCCTTATTAAATGTGGGAAGTGCAAactattgattttttattttgtagaaaaaGATGTTTGGattcaaaaaaaaagagttacataTTTGAATTTAGCTTTTTCTTCTCTAGAATTACAGTTCTAatttactataataataataataacatcaataatacctaatgtttattgaatttataCCACATGCAAAGGATTGTTTTAGCACTCATGTATTAATACATGTACTTATCACCAAGACTATAAGGCAAGTACTCATATTATCTCCAGTTTACAGATCAAGAAACTCAGGTACAaagaagtaatttgcccaaattctaagctggtaagtggcagaagtGGAATTTGAACCCAAAAGGTCTGGCTCTTAATCATTATATAATGCTATGAAAGTATATAATTAGCTAACATCTTTAATTTTCTACTTAAACTTTATATTAATAATTAGCGCTGACagaatatttcttgaatatactaaaaatgaataaaattctgaTTAAAGCAATTGTAAATGATGGTAAACAGAACCAactacctttaaaaaattaaatattttattttgatttattttttaaaatttttattagagtatggttgatttacaatgttgtattagtttcaggtgtataacaaagtgaatcagttatacataaacatatatccactcttttttagattcttttcccgtataggccattgcagagtactgagtagagttctctgttctatacagtaggtccttattagttatctattttatatatagtagtgtgtatatgtcaatccagtttaccaatttatccctcccctcccttaccccctggtaactataagtttgttttctacatctgtaattctgtttctgttttgtacataagttcatttctaccctaaaaaatattaaatattttaaactgatagtGAGTTttttgataatgaaaacacagtcTAAAATCAAATTATGAGTCctcatataatattttataactttataccatttaattaattttttaaccatTATTGAAATTGCCACAAGAATGTTAACCTACTGTTTCATTATATATCATTTCCTAAAGTGCTGTATTTTAATGACTAACTACAGTAAAAaaactctcaatttttttaaatggcgcAGAAATTAAAAGTTTAGTGAACCATTTTATGTAACTACTGTTAATTATACTTTCAACTTGAGACATTCTCTTTCTTGCGCTTAACATAATGCAAAGAAAATTCCAAGTGAAAATTATCTGCATAAATCAAGTTTCCAGAAGctgttttctaaaatattcacTTAAGTGGAggaaattctaattttttattcCATGCCTTCACTTCATCCTCTTATTTATTCTTCTGGCTTCAGTTTTCCTATCTGGAGAATAAAATTTTTACCCATTTCATCAGGATTAATGTAGCCTAGTTAATATGTGTTATCTGTTTCCAATATATGCTGCATATAGAAACCATTTTCCCACTATACTATGCTTAGCATTAGTCAGAGCTCATCCAATTGAGAGTTCTACAGCTGCTCATCTAGAAATTGAGGTCTATGAAGAAAATGCAAAGGAAtggatatttatcttttaaagtatttatgaAGCATTGTCAGAATGCATAGAACTGTATGGTAATTTTAGGatacaaattaagaaaaacagcACTGGTTTCTGAACTACAGAAGTTAAAATCTAGTATAAATAGCAAAACACATATGTCAACACACACGTAGATACaccttaattaaaagaaaagaaaacttctgGAGACACAGCCCTGAAGGAGAGGCTAAGGGAAATGTTAACAATTGCTTACAAACATGTGAAGGATGTGTTGCTGATGCATTCATGCAAAATTCAACAAATCTACAGTGAGAGCCAATTCTGTGCTAGGCTCAATTCAGAGACAAACCCTGCCCTCTTGGAGCACTTTATCTGGCAGCTAACTCTTCTTGTTCAGCAAAGGAAGATCAAAGGGAAATAATTTATTACGCAGCAGAATCCAAATAGGTTaagtttatatcaatacaatgAAGAATACTAAAGAAATTCACTTATTCAACCAATTTGCAATACCTTCAAAATTGAGTAAATATATCTATTTAAAAACACACGGAATAGTTGATTTCTAAAGATCTTACCACTGTAAAATGTTTTGAAGTCAGTTTTTTCCTTCTAGTCCCTTTCTCCTGCTATTTCCCTCtttattcaatattttctcttagaAAGGAGAGTACTGATGCATAGGCTTAGAGTATCTTTCATGCTCAGTTTTAATTAGGGAATGAAATCTGTCATGTTTGCTGGCTTTTTCGTTTATAGACCAACTGTCTACAAAATATAACTACAGAATGATAGAGGTATTGTTGATTATGCTATGTGGACACTTTCCCTTCAGGTTCAGTCATGACAATATATTCATATTGTCCCATCTCTAAACCCTTTTCCTCTATCCCCTGCCTGCCCATTGCCCACCATATTTTTGTTACACTCTGACACTCAACAGGTGATAAACATTGTTAATCTTATCCCTCCGCACATTGGGGTTAaggacatcaaaaaatctttagaTTTttaacaacccaattaaaaaataggcaaattgTCTGAACAGATACCTTACCAAAGTAGATACACAattggcaaataagcatatgaacagATGTTCTATCTTTAAAGATTCTACTTTTAACCAGGATGAGGACAGACTTGAAAATGGCAAGGTTCCTGACACAGTAATATTCTATATTGtttgatgtatttaaaaaatcatttcactaGGAAATCAACAGACCTAAAAATATATTGCTTGGAAGAGCATTAAGTAGTACTGGCAGAATTAATATGCTATCAATCCTGACTTTCTGGTCTGTTTTGCCCCGTGTGCTGTGCCCTTTTTTATTCAAGAAAACCCaagaatgaagaaactaaagttatcattctttcatttaagtaCAGAGTAGGAAGTAGTGTTCCTAcagattttaaagtgttttaactttcctgttttcaaaaaaagtttttattaagaatttattttttagagaagttttagattcacagcaaaattgaggggaaggtacagagatttcccatctaccccctgctcccacacatgcatagcctccccggTTAtcacatcccccaccagagtggtacagttgttataattaatgaacctacattgaccatCATTATCAACCACAGCCCATAGTTTACTTTATGGTTTACTCTTGGTGTTTGGACACGTATCATCATTTttgtatcatacagagtatttttactGCCCTAAGAGTCCTCTGTTCTCGGCCTGTTCATTTCTCTCCCTTACCCGCAACTCTTGGagaccactgatcttttcactgtctccatggttttgctttttccagaatgttatatagttggaatcatagagtatgtagccttttcaggttggcttctttcacttagtaatatgcatttaaagttcctccatgtcttttcatgagttagcagaagaaaaattCTTAGTGTTTGATCACGTAAAAATCCACCAATCCCAGctccttcaatatttcttttccctgaaccttttaagatttatatttaaaagttttgagGGGCCATATATTAATATAGATGTTCTAGCATGATaactaagaattattttaaagttgaaaataaGTGGAAACAGTGACTTAATGGTTATTAGGCCACTCAGAACATTTAATTTTGTCCTCGACCAAATATACTTTCTTGGGCACGTTAAAACTAAGAATtggtaccaaaaaagaaaaacattttaatgttaaaTGACTTTTATGATTTTCTGTCAAGCTGGGATTGTTAGATGGAAAATCTTCaccattatatatttatattacattcaAGGCTATagattccattcatttttatatcataGAAGTACatccaaatacatacatacatgtacacaaaAAATACATCTCgtatttccaaaataaagaactcttaagactcaacaataaacaaataagcaacccagttaaaaagtgggcaaaaggtCTGAACAGATGTCTCatcaaagaaaatacacagatggcaaataagcatatgaaaatatgctcaacattataTGTCATTAGGGACTTACAGAAtaaaacaacgagataccactacacaactATTAGAATGACTGAAATTTTTTAAGATACCATTTGCAgacaaggatgcagagcaactggaactgccattcattgctagtgggaatgtaaagtggtacagccactttggaaaacagtttggtttcTTACTGAATGCTAAATATACTCTTATCATACAATCCATCAATCCTGCCATAAGTGTTTATACAATTGAGCTTAAAACTTAAGTCCACACCAAAACCTGAACATGAATATTTATAACAGAGTTTTATTCTAAACCatcaaaactggaagcaaccaaaatgccccTTAGCATATGAATGGATAAGCTACGGTACATATGCactttggaatatttttcagcggtaaaaggaaatgagctatcaagacacaaaaagatatggaggaaccttcagtgcatattgctaagtgaaaaaagtcagtctGAAAGActccatactgtatgattccagttgtatgacactctggaaaaggctaaactatagagacagtaaaatgatTTGTTGTTGCCAGGGACTTGGGAAGAGGGCAGTAGGATGAAAATGTGAAGCATGGGATTGttaaggcagtgaaactgttttatatgatactgtaatagtggatacatgatattatacatttgtcaaaacacataGAACTATACAAGGCAAAGAGTGAACTTTAGTGTAGACTATGGAGTTTAGTTAACAATATGTAATTACtgattcattaattgtaacagatataccacactaatgcaaaatgttaatagtagaGGGACTGTGTGGGGAAGTGGTAGTGGTATGTAGGAACTCTACTATCTActcattttttcctgtaaatctaaaactgttctaaagaaaagtctattaatttaaaaaatacagtctagattttaattaataatattatatgATTGAGTATATAAGAAACTGTAGAGTTGACGCTTAAACATAGCAGGAATTAGGGCACCGACCCTGGCAGAGTAGAAAATCCATGTATCagagtcggccctctgtatctgtagGTTCCGCATCCACAGGTTCAACCAACCGCGCAGATCATGTACTACCTTAgtacgtatttattgaaaaaaaaaatcatttataagtGGACtaacacagttcaaacccattttgttcaagagtcaactgtagtGGAACTTTTTATGATTTATTCTTATCCCAAATATGTAGTACTTCTGGGGTTTGTTATTAATTACTACTATTAATGTCTTTGGTGATGGATTAAGAACTGCTTACCAAGTTAATGACTTCTCTTTGTGAAATATGGACAGTTACGAGGAGTAAGTTTACAATGCAAACACACTTTGGGAAGTGTAGGAAATACAAATATTCTATATACAGACCACTACTACACTCGTGTGTGATATCTCTCAGGTGTATTGGGATAGAAAAATAACTGAGGTCCAGGAATATTTTAGAAACCTGATCTGGTGACTTTAATTGTGATGTCATCAAAATATCTGgatattaataaaatacatatcaAAATTCAGTTAGTATTTCCtcctacagaaaacaaaaatgaatgataCCCAGCAGTATATGCCAAATGCTAAAAAGAACAGGATGGAAAATCAATTCAACCGTTATTCAGAAGAAAGAGGTGTTACATATCCTAGGTGGTCAAGGGAGGATTTGAGGAACAGATAGAACTTGAATTACATCTTGAAGGATAGATAAGGTTGACATAGGTAGAATGGAAATGTCATGCTAATtgataaataaaagtatatgtaAGATAGTAGAGTCAACGATTCGTAAGTCATTttcaaaagattgaaattagaGCTATCTGTCTGGAGTAGGAAACGTatcaaagagatagaaaaaggtGGAAAAGGAGTTAGGATGAGATTGTTGAGGGCCTTGATTGCCAATTTAAGGaattttaacttttgtttgtaGACAATGAGGAGTCATCGAAggtttgaaatttgaaaaatgtcGGGATATAAATtgtgttttagaaaaattaattggATGTGCAGAGTAGTTAGAGAAAATTACTAGACTTGTATAAGCCTGATTTTCTTCCTCTGCTAATAGTATGAGTTGACCCATAATGGGCTATTGTTGTGATTTTTAAgttaatagataaatattttcaaaatatctcaGTTTAACTTCGAATACAGGAAGTATCAGTAGTTATAACCCATATGAACAGAAGCTCTTTGgtgtcctcaataatttttatgagTGTAAAGTTGTCTCAActctaaaaagtttgaaaacaccttttctaaattaattttatttctcctgGTCTGTTTAGTTGCAGTTTGTACTTTGTATATTGTACCCTTATTATTGTAGGTTAAATAGTTTTGGCCACTTTATATAACTTTCTACATACATAGGTTTATAAATAAAATCTCCATGGCACATGCATACAGAAATGCTCAATATATTCCAAAATGTCTGGAGAATttcttaatgatattttaaaacatcaagttgcaaattataattaaattatgtaaGTAAATAGTAAAGCATGTAAAACATTTGTTTGATCACCTTGGTTACTAGTTTAATGTTAGTATGGTTTTAATTAAAGAGTAAGGCTAAGAAATGTATTTACACTGCTCTGATTTTTGTACACTGTTACAATTACAAGAACAGGAAAgaatttttctaaatatgtgtTGTGTATTTGACACACTAAAATCCTGTATCTTAGtgttatattttttacatatcctGCATGTGATTGCTCCAATTATTATTaaacctgtgtgtgtgcatgcacacgcaATATTGTAAATTCAAAAGAATTGACTTCAAAGAACAATAGACTCTTGATTCTGTATACTGTGTCTCTCTTGGACATCTTCAGTCCCTCCCTTCATTGCCTTTTGATTACAAAAATCCACTttccaaatttttctttcaataagGCTGTTTTAAGATATTCATAGACCCTAAGTACTACTATTTCCCAAGACCACCCTATACCAATCTAACATTAAAATACATCCATATTTCTCATTAGATACAATATTTTgtaactatttttaagttttatataaattttcttttgaaattactTGGCCGAAAGTAactcattttatttatcatttgctATCAACTTTCTGCAAATATTGTACATTCTAGGGAGTTCttgcaaagtgaaaaaaattatcaaattgttttcaaatgttatgaaaaatattgataaatttaataaataatgaagttggcttgatatattttataagttaaatatttgctaatctctttttattttcttgtcaaaTTTTACTGTCAATATCTAAATTTCAAAggtttaaatatatttgtaagcTTGATGTtttcacaggctctaggctctgTGCCTATGggccaaatgaataaaatgtccctGCCCTTAACTCTGAAATCTTTTCAAAAGACTATCCCGCTTCCTTTTCACTAGCACCAAATTTCTTGAATGTGTAGACTATATCTGCTCACTTTTC
Protein-coding regions in this window:
- the FGF7 gene encoding fibroblast growth factor 7 — translated: MRKWILTWILPSLLYRSCFHIICLVGTISLACNDMTPEQMATNVNCSSPERHTRSYDYMEGGDIRVRRLFCRTQWYLRIDKRGKVKGTQEMKNNYNIMEIRTVAVGIVAIKGVESEYYLAMNKEGKLYAKKECNEDCNFKELILENHYNTYASAKWTHSGGEMFVALNQKGVPVRGKKTKKEQKTAHFLPMAIT